From Arcticibacter tournemirensis, one genomic window encodes:
- a CDS encoding amino acid permease, with protein MFYKKSIEQLLLEAGASGEGHLKRSLTSFNLVALGIGAIIGAGLFSLTGIAAAENAGPAVTISFVLAAVACAFAGLCYAEFASMIPVAGSAYTYSYATMGEFMAWIIGWDLVLEYALGAATVSVSWSRYLLEFLHKYNLSLPHQLAVSPWETVKLGDGTVIEGGFINLPAIFIVMLLSLVLMRGTKESATMNNVLVVVKVAVVLIFITLGWSHINPANYDPYIPANTGKFENFGWTGISTGAAVVFFAFIGFDAVSTAAQEAKDPKKSMPIGILGSLVVCTVLYVLFAHVMTGLVNYKDFAGDAKPAATAFAQTGYSFLQDALIIAILAGYTSVILVMLMGQSRVFYTMSKDGLLPKFFSSIHSKFATPWKTNVFFMLFVSIFAGFVPVSDLGHMVSIGTLFAFVLVCIGVIVMRKKLPHAIRPFKTPLVPLIPMLGVIVCMYLMYSLPTESWVRLFVWMSLGVIIYFSYGRKHSKVREVINEKIVD; from the coding sequence ATGTTTTACAAGAAATCGATTGAACAGTTATTACTTGAAGCAGGCGCAAGTGGCGAGGGCCACTTAAAGAGATCGCTCACTAGCTTCAATCTGGTCGCTCTGGGTATCGGTGCAATTATTGGAGCTGGTTTGTTTTCCCTTACAGGAATAGCGGCTGCTGAAAATGCTGGCCCGGCCGTAACTATTTCGTTTGTTCTTGCTGCAGTGGCATGCGCTTTTGCGGGACTTTGTTATGCTGAATTTGCGTCCATGATTCCGGTGGCAGGAAGTGCCTATACCTATTCATATGCTACCATGGGAGAGTTTATGGCCTGGATAATTGGCTGGGACCTTGTGCTTGAGTATGCTTTAGGCGCTGCAACAGTTTCGGTAAGCTGGTCGAGATACTTACTTGAGTTTTTACATAAATACAATCTATCTCTTCCCCACCAGCTGGCGGTGTCTCCCTGGGAGACTGTGAAGTTAGGCGATGGTACTGTTATCGAGGGCGGTTTTATTAATCTTCCTGCAATTTTCATTGTAATGCTGCTATCGCTCGTTCTGATGCGCGGGACTAAAGAGTCGGCAACGATGAATAATGTCCTGGTCGTCGTAAAGGTAGCTGTAGTACTTATCTTTATTACTCTGGGATGGAGTCATATAAATCCTGCTAATTACGATCCTTATATACCGGCTAACACTGGAAAATTTGAAAACTTTGGATGGACGGGTATCTCAACAGGTGCTGCCGTTGTGTTTTTTGCTTTCATCGGCTTTGATGCAGTGTCGACCGCCGCTCAGGAAGCTAAAGACCCTAAGAAGAGTATGCCCATCGGGATATTGGGTTCCCTCGTTGTTTGTACTGTTTTATATGTACTGTTTGCTCATGTGATGACAGGTCTTGTAAATTATAAAGATTTTGCAGGCGATGCTAAACCAGCAGCTACGGCTTTTGCTCAAACCGGTTATAGCTTTCTGCAGGATGCGCTGATCATTGCGATCCTGGCAGGTTACACCTCTGTTATCCTTGTAATGCTCATGGGACAGTCGCGCGTATTTTATACGATGTCTAAAGATGGGTTGCTACCGAAGTTCTTCAGCTCCATCCATTCTAAGTTTGCTACCCCCTGGAAAACCAATGTCTTCTTCATGCTTTTTGTAAGCATTTTTGCCGGTTTTGTTCCGGTCTCTGATTTGGGTCACATGGTTAGCATTGGAACTCTCTTCGCATTCGTTCTGGTATGTATTGGTGTAATAGTAATGCGCAAAAAATTACCTCATGCTATACGGCCGTTTAAAACGCCGCTAGTCCCTTTAATCCCTATGCTGGGCGTGATCGTATGTATGTATCTGATGTATTCTTTACCCACAGAAAGCTGGGTGCGTTTATTTGTCTGGATGAGCTTAGGTGTTATTATTTACTTCTCATACGGCAGAAAGCACAGTAAAGTACGTGAGGTTATAAATGAAAAAATAGTAGATTAG
- a CDS encoding MarC family protein, whose product MKDYLVFDHKQILSVTMILFAIIDIIGSIPVVIELRKKAGHIQSEKATIVSLFLMILFLFLGTQLLNIIGLDVASFAIAGSFVIFFIAMEMILGVNFFKEEIPETVSIVPLAFPLIAGAGTMTTLLSLKSEYATQNILVGIVLNMVFVYFVLKNVVLLERLLGKSGLNILRKAFGVILLAIAIKLFRTNTGI is encoded by the coding sequence ATGAAAGATTACCTCGTATTTGATCACAAACAGATTCTTTCGGTTACAATGATTCTGTTTGCAATCATTGATATAATCGGGTCCATTCCGGTGGTGATTGAATTGAGGAAGAAGGCCGGCCATATTCAATCTGAAAAGGCTACTATCGTTTCATTGTTCCTGATGATCCTTTTTCTGTTTCTCGGAACGCAACTGCTAAATATCATCGGACTGGACGTGGCTTCTTTTGCTATCGCCGGTTCTTTTGTGATTTTCTTTATTGCAATGGAGATGATCCTGGGCGTCAACTTTTTTAAAGAAGAGATACCCGAAACGGTTTCTATTGTTCCTCTTGCGTTTCCGCTCATTGCAGGTGCAGGAACAATGACTACCCTCCTGTCACTGAAATCCGAATATGCAACTCAGAATATCCTTGTAGGCATCGTGCTCAATATGGTATTCGTTTATTTTGTCCTTAAAAATGTGGTCCTGCTTGAAAGACTGCTTGGCAAATCTGGCTTAAATATACTTCGTAAAGCATTTGGTGTGATTCTCTTGGCTATTGCCATTAAACTGTTCAGAACCAATACCGGGATATAA
- a CDS encoding RsmB/NOP family class I SAM-dependent RNA methyltransferase, which translates to MTTSNTKYHNQLRTFLRILNEYPQDGQLSRFLPVFFRANRQMGSGDRRTASRLMYNYFRLGKASASLSPEERLFIAEFLCNSHSDPFLENFRPDLNSYATLSIEEKIKLLEAGDYDFRLEDVFPFHKHLSSEIEQPGFLRSFFIQPDLFIRIHPGRETFVKSRLRQEAISFTEYSDQTLALPNGTKLDQLFSSGKGGPEGIEVQDLSSQEAGSLFKPNKYEHWWDCCAASGGKSLYLFHQQPDIKLLVSDIRDNILENLDERFRAAGVGKYQKKILDLTKDPQPFLHGYSFDGIILDAPCSGSGTWGRSPELISQFKESRIEVFQRLQRSIAANVIKYLKPGKPLIYITCSVFKEENEDNVDFLVKNYNLQLEEQKTIKGYGRKADTMFAARLCV; encoded by the coding sequence TTGACAACGTCGAATACGAAATATCATAATCAGCTGCGTACCTTTCTAAGGATATTGAATGAATATCCTCAGGATGGGCAGCTTTCGCGTTTTCTTCCGGTGTTTTTTCGTGCAAACCGTCAAATGGGTTCGGGCGACAGGCGAACTGCCAGCCGCCTGATGTATAATTACTTCAGGTTGGGAAAGGCGAGCGCTTCGTTGTCTCCTGAAGAGAGGCTCTTTATCGCCGAATTTCTTTGCAACAGCCATTCTGATCCGTTCCTTGAGAACTTCCGTCCCGATTTGAACAGCTATGCCACGCTGTCAATTGAAGAAAAAATAAAGTTGCTTGAGGCGGGCGACTATGATTTTAGACTTGAAGATGTTTTCCCATTTCATAAACATCTATCGAGCGAAATAGAACAGCCGGGATTCCTTCGTTCTTTTTTTATCCAGCCCGATCTTTTTATAAGAATACATCCTGGAAGAGAGACCTTCGTGAAGTCAAGACTTCGGCAGGAAGCCATTTCGTTTACAGAATACAGCGACCAAACACTTGCTTTACCAAATGGCACAAAGCTGGATCAGTTGTTTTCTTCGGGAAAGGGAGGTCCAGAGGGGATTGAAGTACAGGATCTGTCTTCGCAGGAAGCAGGATCGCTATTCAAACCGAACAAATACGAACACTGGTGGGATTGTTGTGCCGCCTCAGGAGGAAAATCACTTTATCTGTTCCATCAGCAGCCGGATATTAAACTGCTCGTTTCTGACATTCGCGACAATATCCTGGAAAATCTTGATGAGCGTTTTCGTGCTGCCGGCGTTGGTAAGTATCAGAAAAAAATACTCGATCTTACCAAAGACCCTCAGCCTTTCCTCCACGGTTACTCATTTGACGGGATTATACTTGATGCCCCCTGCAGTGGCTCGGGTACCTGGGGACGCAGTCCTGAATTGATTAGTCAGTTTAAAGAATCACGCATCGAAGTATTTCAACGACTGCAGCGTTCAATAGCAGCGAACGTAATAAAATATTTAAAACCAGGCAAGCCACTCATCTATATCACATGCTCTGTATTTAAAGAAGAGAATGAGGATAATGTCGACTTTCTTGTTAAAAATTATAACCTGCAACTAGAAGAACAAAAGACAATCAAAGGCTACGGCAGAAAAGCGGACACTATGTTTGCGGCGCGACTCTGTGTTTAG
- the guaA gene encoding glutamine-hydrolyzing GMP synthase produces the protein MQEKIIILDFGSQYTQLIARRVRELNVYCEIHPFNHLPEFDESVKGIILSGSPYSVRQDDAPQVELSQFHNQYPVLGVCYGAQYFAHYSGGEVIPSTIREYGRANLQYIDDSHALLKNIPEGSQVWMSHGDTISSIPDDFEVIASTDTVRVAAYHIKESKTYGIQFHPEVTHSSDGKQLLENFLVDICGCSQDWTPDSFVESTIASLREKIGTDKVVLGLSGGVDSSVAAVLLHKAIGPNLHCIFVDNGLLRKDEFEQVLDSYQHMGLNVRGINARDRFISQLTGIKEPEQKRKIIGRVFIEVFDDAAHEVQDVKWLGQGTIYPDVIESVSVKGPSATIKSHHNVGGLPDFMKLKVIEPLNTLFKDEVRKVGRALGIDDIILSRHPFPGPGLAIRILGEITAEKVAILQEADAIYINNLKTSGWYDKVWQAGAIFLPVQSVGVMGDERTYENVICLRAVGSVDGMTADWSHLPYELLAKISNEIINNVKGINRVVYDISSKPPATIEWE, from the coding sequence ATGCAAGAGAAAATTATCATTCTTGATTTCGGTTCGCAATATACTCAGCTTATAGCCCGCAGAGTTAGAGAACTAAACGTTTATTGTGAAATACATCCATTTAATCACCTTCCAGAGTTTGATGAAAGTGTAAAAGGAATTATTCTTTCGGGTAGTCCTTATTCTGTTCGTCAGGATGATGCACCTCAGGTTGAATTATCGCAGTTCCACAATCAATATCCGGTACTAGGTGTATGTTACGGCGCGCAATACTTTGCCCATTATTCAGGGGGAGAAGTTATACCGTCGACTATCAGAGAATATGGAAGGGCAAACCTTCAATATATAGATGATAGCCACGCGCTCTTAAAGAATATACCTGAAGGATCTCAGGTTTGGATGTCGCATGGCGACACTATTTCGTCTATCCCTGACGACTTCGAGGTTATCGCCAGCACCGATACCGTGAGAGTTGCAGCATACCATATAAAAGAGTCGAAAACCTATGGCATACAGTTTCATCCTGAGGTAACACACAGCAGCGATGGTAAACAGTTGCTGGAGAATTTCCTGGTTGACATTTGCGGATGTTCACAGGACTGGACTCCAGATTCGTTCGTTGAAAGTACAATCGCATCGCTACGTGAGAAAATTGGAACTGATAAGGTGGTATTGGGCTTGTCAGGCGGCGTAGATTCGTCGGTAGCAGCGGTGCTTCTGCATAAGGCCATTGGTCCTAATCTGCATTGTATCTTTGTTGATAATGGTCTTCTCCGAAAGGACGAGTTTGAACAGGTGCTTGATTCTTATCAGCACATGGGACTTAATGTAAGAGGAATTAATGCCCGGGACCGCTTCATTAGTCAACTTACCGGAATAAAAGAGCCGGAGCAGAAAAGAAAGATAATCGGCCGCGTATTTATTGAAGTATTTGATGATGCCGCACATGAAGTTCAGGATGTAAAATGGCTGGGTCAAGGCACGATTTATCCTGATGTCATCGAGTCGGTATCCGTTAAAGGTCCTTCAGCGACGATCAAATCGCATCATAATGTGGGTGGTTTGCCCGATTTTATGAAACTGAAAGTGATTGAACCGCTTAACACGCTTTTTAAAGACGAAGTGCGGAAAGTTGGCAGAGCATTGGGCATAGATGATATTATTCTTAGTCGTCATCCATTCCCCGGTCCCGGTCTTGCAATTCGTATCTTAGGAGAAATCACCGCAGAAAAAGTTGCAATCCTGCAAGAGGCAGATGCCATATATATAAACAACTTAAAGACCTCCGGCTGGTACGATAAAGTATGGCAGGCAGGAGCAATTTTTCTCCCGGTTCAGTCTGTAGGGGTAATGGGTGATGAACGTACCTACGAAAATGTGATTTGTCTTCGCGCAGTAGGCTCTGTTGATGGAATGACAGCAGACTGGAGTCATCTTCCTTACGAGTTGCTTGCAAAGATCTCTAATGAGATCATTAATAATGTGAAGGGAATAAATAGAGTCGTATACGATATCAGCTCCAAGCCACCTGCTACCATAGAATGGGAATAG
- a CDS encoding M16 family metallopeptidase — protein MIERTTAPAFKQVEKINIIKAAPVTLNNGIQLYVINAGEQELVRVELIFNNVNWNISKPLQAYAVNAMLVEGTSTLTAYQIAERVDYYGAFLQTDYNYDISSVTLYSLSKHLDSVLPIVKDIVTDAVFPEDDLETFKRNQKQKLMVNLEKNDFQSRRIFNNMLFGNSLYGYSTQAEDYDRLGRDELIEYFHQAYQPENCSIIVSGKVDSGVIELLNKYFGHNWDTSLKVSHNVFSFPVQEASLRYLEKPEALQSAIRIGKVSVNRSHPDFPALQVLNTVLGGYFGSRLMSNIREDKGYTYGIGSAVVSLVNSGYFFIASEVGADVCAATLVEIEKEVNLLKTDLIPAEELDLVKNYMLGSFLGSLENAFSHADKFKNIWFSGLEYDYYDRYIKTVKEINSETLLELARFYLDFDSFNKVIVGKK, from the coding sequence ATGATTGAAAGAACTACAGCGCCTGCATTTAAGCAGGTTGAAAAGATAAATATAATTAAAGCAGCGCCGGTTACTCTGAACAATGGCATACAGTTGTACGTGATTAACGCCGGCGAACAGGAGCTCGTAAGGGTAGAACTGATCTTTAATAATGTAAACTGGAATATTAGTAAACCCCTTCAGGCTTATGCAGTGAATGCAATGCTTGTTGAAGGTACAAGCACCTTAACAGCTTATCAGATTGCCGAAAGGGTTGATTATTACGGTGCTTTTCTTCAAACGGACTACAACTATGATATTTCATCTGTAACACTCTATTCACTGAGTAAACATCTTGATAGTGTCCTTCCAATTGTTAAAGATATTGTTACAGATGCAGTGTTTCCTGAAGACGACCTTGAAACTTTTAAAAGGAACCAGAAGCAAAAGCTGATGGTAAATCTGGAGAAGAACGATTTTCAGAGCCGTCGTATTTTTAATAATATGCTTTTCGGCAACTCTCTTTATGGATATAGCACCCAGGCAGAGGATTACGACAGACTTGGACGCGATGAGTTAATTGAGTATTTTCATCAGGCTTATCAACCGGAGAATTGCAGTATCATAGTGTCGGGAAAGGTAGATTCGGGGGTGATAGAACTGCTTAATAAGTATTTTGGACATAATTGGGACACAAGTTTAAAGGTCTCTCATAACGTGTTTTCTTTCCCTGTGCAAGAAGCCTCTTTGCGTTATCTCGAAAAGCCGGAAGCCCTGCAATCAGCTATCCGGATAGGTAAGGTTTCTGTTAATCGGAGCCATCCTGATTTTCCTGCTCTTCAGGTGCTGAACACCGTTTTGGGCGGTTATTTTGGCTCCAGGTTGATGTCTAATATCCGCGAGGATAAAGGGTACACTTATGGTATCGGCTCGGCTGTAGTATCGCTTGTCAACAGTGGGTATTTTTTTATAGCCTCTGAGGTTGGAGCTGATGTATGTGCGGCCACGTTGGTTGAAATAGAGAAAGAAGTTAACCTGTTAAAGACTGATTTGATTCCTGCCGAAGAACTTGATCTTGTTAAAAATTATATGCTTGGCTCTTTTCTGGGGAGCCTGGAGAATGCGTTTTCTCATGCTGATAAATTTAAAAACATCTGGTTTTCGGGGCTTGAATATGACTATTACGACAGGTATATTAAAACAGTAAAGGAGATTAATTCAGAAACTTTGCTTGAATTGGCAAGGTTTTATCTCGATTTTGATTCATTTAACAAGGTAATTGTAGGAAAAAAATAA
- a CDS encoding M16 family metallopeptidase, producing the protein MVTFNRITLSNGLRVLVHEDHTTPMAVVNILYNVGARDEDPEKTGFAHLFEHLMFGGSVNIPSYDEPLQRVGGENNAFTSNDITNYYITLPASNLETAFWLESDRMLSLAFSEKSLEVQRNVVAEEFKQRYLNQPYGDVWLKLRPLAYKVHPYRWATIGKELSHIENASIEDVKAFFTKHYNPSNAIMVVGGDVSTEEVIKLAEKWFGSIPSGETQVRSLPAEPQQREERRETVYADVPLNAIYIAFHIPGRTDQGYYESELLSDILSQGNSSRLHVNLIKDKKLFSDINAYVTGSHDPGLFVVEGKPLQGVTIEDAERAIWDELEMLRTELVKDHELIKVKNKVESTMVFSEMNLLDKAMNLAFFELFGNAEDLNKETERYFRISAEQLKKRAESVFTKENSSTLLYLANK; encoded by the coding sequence ATGGTAACATTTAACAGAATAACTTTAAGCAATGGACTAAGAGTTCTTGTTCACGAAGATCATACTACGCCGATGGCGGTAGTGAACATATTATACAATGTAGGAGCGAGAGATGAGGATCCGGAAAAAACAGGTTTTGCTCATCTTTTTGAACACCTTATGTTTGGTGGATCGGTAAACATTCCTTCATATGACGAGCCGTTACAACGTGTTGGCGGCGAGAACAATGCCTTCACAAGCAACGATATTACAAACTATTATATTACACTTCCGGCTTCTAACCTCGAAACAGCATTTTGGCTGGAAAGCGACAGGATGTTAAGCCTGGCCTTCTCCGAAAAAAGCCTTGAAGTGCAACGTAATGTAGTAGCCGAAGAGTTTAAACAACGCTATCTCAACCAGCCCTATGGAGATGTTTGGTTAAAACTGCGGCCCCTCGCTTATAAGGTACATCCTTACCGTTGGGCCACCATTGGTAAAGAATTATCACATATAGAAAACGCTTCTATTGAGGATGTTAAAGCATTCTTTACTAAGCACTATAACCCTTCCAATGCGATTATGGTGGTTGGAGGCGACGTGTCGACTGAAGAGGTTATCAAGCTCGCTGAAAAATGGTTTGGATCTATTCCATCGGGCGAAACTCAAGTCCGAAGCCTTCCTGCAGAACCACAGCAGCGTGAAGAACGGCGTGAAACCGTATATGCCGATGTTCCTCTGAATGCTATATATATCGCTTTCCATATTCCCGGACGAACCGATCAGGGCTATTACGAATCAGAATTATTATCAGATATCCTTTCTCAGGGCAACTCATCCCGCCTTCATGTAAATCTTATAAAAGATAAAAAGCTTTTCAGTGACATTAATGCCTATGTTACCGGAAGTCATGATCCCGGATTATTTGTAGTCGAAGGGAAACCCCTGCAGGGAGTGACGATTGAAGATGCAGAGAGAGCAATATGGGATGAGCTTGAAATGCTCAGAACAGAGCTAGTGAAGGATCACGAACTGATAAAGGTTAAGAATAAGGTTGAATCAACAATGGTTTTTTCTGAGATGAACCTTCTTGACAAAGCAATGAACCTGGCATTCTTCGAGTTGTTCGGCAACGCAGAAGATTTGAATAAGGAGACCGAAAGATACTTCCGTATAAGTGCGGAACAGCTGAAAAAACGTGCGGAGTCTGTGTTTACTAAAGAAAATTCGTCTACACTACTATATCTGGCAAATAAATGA
- a CDS encoding CTP synthase, producing MTKYIFVTGGVTSSLGKGIISASLAKLLQARGYRVTIQKFDPYINIDPGTLNPYEHGECYVTEDGAETDLDLGHYERFLNVPTSQANNITTGRIYQNVINKEREGAYLGKTVQVVPHITDEIKRNIRILGENGQYDIVITELGGTVGDIESLPYIEAVRQFRWETGANNSLVIHLTLIPFLAAAGELKTKPTQHSVKMLLEYGIQPDILVCRTEHHLSADLRRKIALFCNVNINAVVESIDASTIYDVPLLMLKEQLDKTVLAKLKLSHKNEPNLENWKNFLGHLKNPTSEIRIGLVGKYVELPDAYKSINEAFIHAGASNECKVKVVCVHSESITDENVEERLEGMHGVLVAPGFGNRGIEGKITAIKYVRENNIPFFGICLGMQCAVIEFARNVLGLTGAHSTEMDENTPYPVISMMEEQKKIKNKGGTMRLGAYTCDLKKGTKAALVYGKPQISERHRHRFEFNNEYLKQYEDAGMIASGINPDNNLVEIMELKHHNFFLAAQFHPELKSTVANPHPLFVNFVAASLAFARKK from the coding sequence ATGACCAAATATATTTTTGTTACGGGCGGCGTAACTTCGTCGTTAGGAAAAGGCATAATTTCTGCTTCATTAGCTAAACTTTTACAGGCACGCGGCTATCGTGTTACAATTCAAAAGTTTGATCCCTATATCAATATTGATCCGGGAACACTTAATCCCTATGAACACGGTGAATGTTATGTTACGGAAGACGGAGCGGAGACCGACCTTGACCTTGGTCATTACGAACGTTTTTTAAACGTTCCCACATCGCAGGCGAACAATATTACCACCGGCAGGATCTACCAGAATGTTATCAACAAAGAGCGGGAAGGCGCTTATCTTGGGAAAACGGTACAGGTTGTACCGCATATTACGGATGAGATCAAACGTAATATTAGGATCCTGGGTGAGAACGGACAGTACGACATCGTGATCACTGAGCTCGGTGGTACGGTAGGCGACATTGAGTCGTTGCCTTATATCGAGGCTGTAAGGCAGTTCAGATGGGAAACCGGTGCAAATAATTCCCTGGTTATTCATCTTACATTAATTCCTTTTCTTGCAGCCGCTGGCGAACTGAAGACCAAACCAACTCAGCACTCTGTAAAGATGTTACTGGAATACGGTATACAACCGGATATACTTGTCTGCCGTACAGAACACCATCTGTCTGCTGATCTGAGACGTAAAATTGCTTTATTCTGTAACGTCAATATTAACGCAGTTGTCGAATCAATCGATGCTTCAACTATTTACGATGTACCTCTTCTAATGCTCAAAGAGCAGCTTGATAAGACTGTTCTTGCCAAGCTGAAGCTATCCCATAAAAATGAGCCGAACCTTGAAAACTGGAAGAACTTTTTAGGACACCTGAAGAACCCGACATCCGAGATCCGCATCGGACTTGTGGGTAAATACGTGGAGCTGCCCGATGCTTATAAATCTATCAATGAAGCATTTATTCATGCAGGTGCGAGCAACGAGTGTAAGGTAAAGGTTGTATGTGTGCATTCTGAAAGTATTACAGACGAAAATGTTGAGGAGCGGCTGGAAGGGATGCACGGAGTTTTGGTTGCCCCTGGATTCGGAAACCGTGGGATCGAAGGTAAAATCACAGCGATAAAGTACGTGAGAGAGAACAATATTCCATTCTTTGGAATTTGTCTTGGAATGCAGTGTGCAGTGATTGAATTTGCCAGAAACGTACTTGGCCTTACCGGCGCTCATAGTACTGAAATGGATGAAAATACCCCCTACCCGGTTATATCCATGATGGAAGAGCAGAAAAAGATAAAAAATAAAGGAGGAACAATGCGCCTTGGCGCTTATACCTGCGACCTTAAAAAAGGAACTAAAGCTGCGCTGGTATATGGTAAGCCACAGATATCTGAGCGCCACCGCCACCGCTTCGAATTTAACAACGAATATCTGAAACAGTATGAAGATGCAGGAATGATCGCATCGGGTATTAACCCCGATAACAATCTTGTAGAAATTATGGAGTTAAAACATCACAATTTTTTTCTGGCTGCGCAATTTCATCCGGAATTAAAATCAACGGTTGCTAATCCTCACCCACTTTTTGTTAACTTTGTCGCCGCTTCTTTGGCATTTGCCAGAAAAAAATAA
- the yidC gene encoding membrane protein insertase YidC, with product MDRNTFTGLFLILIILIGFTYLTKPSEEEIKRERIVQDSIARSKTTKDTAAIAANASPVKKDTTPTVDSAVLGGPFGPANQGTASTVVLQNEHLKVNLSTKGGRIASVELKEYKTYDKKPVILFNEEESNFGLVFNAGNAVISTKNLYFIPSASQLTVSSKDSGAVTMRLNYSPEQYIDYIYSLKGGSYKVDLTIVTKGLQKVISPTQPLSLNWEATLRQKEKDLNSEHRYSGAYFNHAENEVDHIGTTKDEKKDLGEDGKIKWISFKQHFFSNVLIARNGFDKGTLSVTTSSAPGIVKSFAASMQLAAPKQDVNTYPLEFYFGPNRFTTLKSQGYDLERQIDLGWGPLKWINRVAVIPLFNGLEALGWGYGLIILVLTIILKLVLTPLTYKSYLSMAKMRVLKPEMDEIKAKVGEDNATLLQQEYLKLYKKAGVNPLGGCIPMVLQLPIVMAFFFFFPNLFELRQESFLWMKDLSTYDSVINFAKIPLINVDHISLMCLLMTLSTLVITYFNNQTSGATGQMKYIGYITPVIFLGVLNSYPAGLNYYYFLANLLTFVQQMIIRQWVNDDKIHARIQENKKKPTTEKKKSKFQQRMDDYMRQQQAKAKEQPKKK from the coding sequence ATGGATAGAAACACGTTCACAGGGCTATTTTTAATCTTAATTATTCTTATTGGGTTTACGTATCTTACTAAGCCTTCGGAAGAAGAGATCAAGAGAGAGAGAATAGTACAAGATTCTATAGCCCGTTCAAAAACAACAAAAGATACAGCGGCTATTGCTGCTAATGCGTCGCCGGTCAAAAAGGATACTACACCCACTGTTGATTCTGCAGTGTTGGGCGGGCCTTTCGGCCCAGCCAATCAGGGCACAGCATCAACGGTAGTTCTTCAGAACGAACACCTGAAAGTTAATCTTAGCACCAAAGGAGGCAGAATTGCATCGGTAGAATTAAAGGAATATAAAACCTATGATAAGAAACCTGTAATTCTTTTTAACGAAGAAGAAAGTAATTTTGGATTGGTATTTAATGCAGGTAATGCCGTTATCAGTACAAAAAACCTTTACTTCATTCCTTCCGCCAGCCAGTTGACTGTAAGCAGCAAGGATTCAGGAGCGGTTACCATGCGCTTAAATTATTCACCGGAACAGTATATCGATTATATTTACTCTTTAAAGGGCGGTAGTTATAAGGTAGATCTCACTATTGTTACCAAAGGACTGCAGAAGGTGATTTCACCTACTCAGCCTCTCTCTCTAAACTGGGAAGCGACTTTAAGACAGAAAGAAAAAGACCTTAATAGTGAACACCGCTATTCAGGCGCCTATTTTAACCACGCCGAAAACGAAGTTGATCATATTGGTACTACCAAAGATGAGAAAAAAGATCTTGGCGAAGACGGTAAGATCAAATGGATCTCCTTTAAACAACACTTCTTTTCCAATGTGCTGATTGCCAGGAACGGATTTGATAAAGGAACGCTTTCTGTTACCACATCCTCTGCCCCTGGTATTGTAAAATCGTTTGCAGCCAGTATGCAGCTCGCAGCCCCTAAACAGGATGTGAACACGTATCCTCTTGAGTTTTATTTCGGACCAAACCGCTTTACTACTTTAAAGTCTCAGGGATATGACCTTGAACGTCAGATTGACCTGGGATGGGGCCCGCTGAAATGGATCAACAGGGTTGCTGTAATTCCGCTTTTCAATGGTCTGGAGGCGCTTGGATGGGGATATGGTTTAATCATCCTCGTTTTGACTATCATCTTAAAGCTTGTTCTTACTCCGCTAACGTATAAATCTTACCTGTCTATGGCCAAGATGCGTGTGCTAAAGCCCGAGATGGATGAAATAAAAGCGAAAGTTGGCGAAGACAACGCAACATTGCTCCAGCAGGAATACCTTAAGCTCTATAAGAAAGCAGGAGTAAATCCCCTTGGTGGTTGTATCCCGATGGTATTACAGCTGCCAATAGTAATGGCCTTCTTCTTTTTCTTCCCCAACCTCTTTGAGCTAAGGCAGGAAAGCTTTTTGTGGATGAAGGATTTGTCGACATACGACTCGGTAATCAACTTTGCCAAAATACCGTTGATCAACGTTGACCACATTAGCTTAATGTGTTTACTGATGACCCTTTCAACTCTGGTAATCACCTACTTCAATAATCAGACGTCCGGTGCAACAGGCCAGATGAAATATATAGGTTATATCACACCGGTAATTTTCCTTGGTGTGTTGAACAGCTACCCTGCAGGTTTAAATTACTATTATTTCCTCGCTAACTTATTAACGTTTGTACAGCAAATGATTATACGGCAGTGGGTGAATGATGATAAGATTCACGCCCGTATTCAGGAGAATAAAAAGAAGCCAACTACCGAAAAGAAGAAATCAAAGTTCCAGCAACGCATGGACGACTATATGCGTCAGCAACAAGCTAAGGCAAAGGAACAACCTAAGAAAAAATAA